A portion of the Halobacillus ihumii genome contains these proteins:
- a CDS encoding ABC transporter permease, translating into MASSELIGNREVKIETKKQKKERMLVKTIKRLLKNKLAVFGLIIIAIQVIMAVFAPLFAGYDPVEQDLPNAQLGIGAEGHWLGTDNYGRDVWSRLVFGARISLIVGVTSVSLGLIGGVILGLLSGYFKKLDGPIMRVVDLLFAFPGILLAMLIIAMLGTSLVNVVIAISIWSVPTCARIVRGSVLSVKKQEYILAMRSLGASNKRILFKHILPNCMAPIIVFATMRMATAILSTAALSFLGLGAQPPTPEWGAMIATGQDFMFTSPHLTIIPGIAIMLVVFAFNVVGDGLRDALDPNMELDT; encoded by the coding sequence ATGGCAAGTTCAGAATTAATTGGCAACAGAGAAGTGAAAATAGAGACTAAGAAACAAAAGAAAGAACGAATGTTAGTCAAGACGATTAAGCGTTTGTTGAAAAACAAATTGGCTGTTTTTGGACTTATTATCATTGCTATCCAAGTAATTATGGCTGTTTTTGCGCCTCTGTTCGCGGGATATGATCCAGTGGAACAAGATCTTCCGAACGCCCAGCTTGGCATCGGGGCTGAAGGACATTGGCTCGGCACGGATAATTACGGCAGAGATGTGTGGTCACGGCTTGTGTTCGGAGCACGAATCTCGCTTATTGTCGGTGTGACGTCGGTTTCACTCGGTTTAATTGGAGGCGTTATTCTAGGGCTGCTTTCGGGATATTTTAAGAAACTCGACGGACCAATTATGCGAGTTGTTGATTTATTGTTTGCTTTCCCAGGAATCCTGCTCGCCATGCTTATTATTGCCATGTTAGGTACTAGCTTAGTAAACGTTGTCATTGCTATCAGTATTTGGTCAGTTCCAACGTGTGCCAGAATCGTTCGAGGAAGTGTGCTATCTGTTAAAAAACAGGAATATATCCTGGCTATGAGATCGCTTGGAGCCAGTAATAAAAGAATTTTATTTAAGCACATTCTCCCTAACTGTATGGCGCCGATTATTGTATTCGCTACGATGCGAATGGCAACAGCAATATTGTCCACTGCAGCTTTGAGTTTCTTAGGTTTAGGTGCTCAGCCGCCTACTCCTGAGTGGGGAGCCATGATTGCAACGGGACAGGATTTTATGTTTACGTCCCCGCATTTAACGATTATCCCGGGAATAGCAATTATGCTGGTTGTATTTGCGTTTAATGTGGTAGGGGATGGCTTGAGGGATGCGCTTGATCCTAATATGGAGCTAGATACTTAA
- a CDS encoding dicarboxylate/amino acid:cation symporter yields the protein MKLTAKILIGLALGAVVGLVLHFLAPDLFDTLDAYIFSPLGTIFLNLIKMLVVPIVFFSITLGVASLGDPKKLGRIGTKTIAFFLVTTTIAISIAIGLAYLFEPGNSGIDTSGAQYESEKAPSVVETFTGIIPTNPIQAMAEGNMLQIIAFSIFVGFALTMLGKKVEGVTKVIEQGNEIMMFLVNLIMRFAPYGAFGLLASAIGEMGLDGAKAMAAYMLVVILALFIHAFVVYGGAVSLLGKMNPIRFFKGFFPAATVGFSTSSSSSTLPVSMKTAQENLGVPKPISGFVQPLGATINMDGTAIMQGVATIFIAQVYGTDLGFTQLVMVVLTAVLASIGTAGVPGVGLIMLAMVLNQVSLPVEGIALIIGIDRLLDMTRTAINITGDAACAVVVTETEKKHGLPEEPVESDISHVSN from the coding sequence ATGAAATTAACAGCAAAGATTTTAATCGGACTTGCTCTAGGTGCTGTCGTCGGTCTAGTTTTACACTTTTTAGCACCGGATTTATTTGATACTTTAGATGCTTATATATTTAGTCCACTAGGAACGATCTTTCTAAACTTAATTAAGATGTTAGTCGTTCCTATCGTGTTTTTCTCGATTACTCTAGGAGTAGCTTCATTAGGAGACCCTAAGAAACTAGGGCGAATTGGAACGAAAACAATTGCTTTTTTCCTTGTCACTACAACGATCGCCATTTCAATTGCTATTGGGCTAGCTTACTTGTTTGAACCTGGAAATTCAGGAATTGATACGTCTGGAGCACAATACGAAAGTGAAAAAGCTCCAAGTGTCGTTGAAACATTTACAGGAATTATCCCTACTAACCCTATTCAGGCGATGGCCGAAGGAAATATGCTGCAAATCATTGCTTTCTCCATTTTTGTTGGCTTTGCGCTAACCATGCTTGGCAAAAAGGTTGAAGGTGTAACGAAGGTCATTGAACAAGGTAATGAAATTATGATGTTTCTTGTTAACTTAATTATGCGATTTGCTCCATATGGCGCCTTCGGGTTACTAGCTTCTGCCATCGGTGAAATGGGGCTTGATGGTGCTAAAGCGATGGCAGCCTATATGCTTGTCGTCATACTCGCATTATTTATACACGCATTTGTTGTGTATGGCGGAGCTGTCTCCTTACTCGGTAAAATGAATCCAATCCGTTTCTTTAAAGGCTTCTTTCCTGCAGCAACGGTAGGATTTAGTACGTCAAGCAGTAGTTCAACACTGCCGGTTTCTATGAAAACGGCTCAGGAAAACTTAGGTGTCCCTAAACCGATTAGCGGCTTTGTGCAGCCATTAGGCGCAACGATAAACATGGATGGTACGGCTATCATGCAAGGGGTAGCAACGATCTTTATTGCACAGGTTTATGGAACAGACCTAGGATTTACTCAACTAGTTATGGTCGTTCTCACTGCCGTGCTCGCTAGTATCGGAACAGCAGGAGTTCCGGGTGTTGGACTGATCATGCTGGCCATGGTTCTTAACCAGGTAAGCCTTCCAGTAGAAGGTATTGCACTGATTATCGGGATCGACCGACTTCTTGACATGACCCGTACAGCTATCAATATTACTGGTGATGCAGCTTGTGCTGTGGTTGTAACGGAAACAGAGAAGAAACACGGCCTTCCAGAAGAGCCCGTGGAGTCAGACATTAGTCACGTAAGCAACTAA
- a CDS encoding YihY/virulence factor BrkB family protein, which yields MTRYNTGFIKELIDRSIHDKVFDMAAQLAYYLLLALFPFLILMFSLLSFLPISVQSVLNLVRPFAPQGSMQLIENNLYHVLEVTRGDLLSLSMVMTVWLSALGTNALIRTLNSAYRVEENRSVIKSLIVAIMLTVGMIVGVIISLLLSVFGRAIGLYIFNHAGLSTIFLPDWDVLRWTLSFFILIVLFACLYFVAPNEKLRLRDIIPGTLFAAIGWQLSSLGFSYYVGVSNYSLIYGNLGTIVVLMVWFYLSSLMILLGGEINAIVKSSKVRTK from the coding sequence ATGACACGATATAACACAGGTTTTATTAAGGAGTTAATCGATCGTTCTATCCACGATAAAGTATTTGATATGGCTGCACAACTCGCCTATTATTTACTGCTTGCCCTGTTTCCATTTTTAATTTTAATGTTCAGTCTGCTAAGCTTTCTGCCCATTTCCGTTCAATCCGTCTTAAACTTGGTCAGGCCGTTTGCACCACAAGGTTCAATGCAGCTGATTGAGAATAACCTTTATCATGTGCTTGAAGTAACAAGAGGTGACTTATTATCACTGAGTATGGTGATGACTGTATGGTTATCTGCTTTAGGGACCAACGCCCTGATCCGTACATTAAACAGTGCGTATCGTGTAGAAGAAAACAGATCTGTTATCAAGTCATTAATAGTAGCCATTATGCTTACAGTCGGAATGATTGTCGGTGTAATTATTTCTTTATTGTTATCTGTGTTTGGGAGAGCGATTGGGTTATATATTTTTAACCATGCTGGACTGTCGACTATCTTTTTACCGGACTGGGATGTGTTGCGGTGGACATTAAGCTTTTTTATTTTAATCGTATTATTTGCCTGCTTATATTTTGTTGCCCCAAATGAGAAATTGCGGCTGAGAGATATTATTCCGGGGACGCTATTCGCCGCGATTGGATGGCAGCTATCATCACTTGGTTTTTCCTATTATGTAGGGGTCAGCAATTATTCACTCATCTATGGAAACCTTGGAACCATCGTCGTTCTGATGGTTTGGTTTTATTTATCTTCGTTGATGATTCTTCTCGGCGGTGAAATCAATGCTATAGTCAAAAGCAGCAAGGTGAGAACGAAGTAG
- a CDS encoding GNAT family N-acetyltransferase, producing the protein MERNSKFQEYLHHKIMEYNEDFSLHHSLTRRRSSAQPINMIVTNIDNRWVGGMSAELYSSWLEIIDLWFSRTFRGIGIGTELLHKAESMARKRGAEYSMLTTFDFQAKSFYEAKGYKVVGELKDHPPGSSFYTLTKSL; encoded by the coding sequence ATGGAGCGAAACAGTAAGTTTCAGGAGTACCTTCATCATAAGATTATGGAGTACAACGAAGATTTTTCTTTGCATCATAGTCTTACTAGACGCCGAAGCTCAGCCCAGCCAATCAATATGATCGTAACAAATATAGACAACAGATGGGTAGGTGGAATGTCTGCGGAACTATATTCAAGCTGGCTTGAAATCATAGATTTGTGGTTTAGCAGAACATTTCGAGGAATAGGTATTGGAACAGAGTTACTTCATAAGGCAGAGTCTATGGCTAGAAAAAGAGGAGCTGAATACTCCATGTTAACTACATTCGATTTTCAAGCGAAATCTTTTTATGAAGCAAAGGGGTACAAAGTTGTTGGTGAATTAAAAGATCATCCCCCGGGGTCAAGTTTTTATACGTTGACTAAAAGTCTATAA
- a CDS encoding RNA-guided endonuclease TnpB family protein, with the protein MATKTILVKLKHVTKKKHKQFMDEQAVYASCVNHCVERLLNGEKLSSKNISFPLKSAIKNEGIRRARKAVSDFKKGLAKTIPVFRNSLTIKINNQNWNTVDKNGRWYIAFTSNQGKKALPVVETKDVQSYFPFLTIHTREFRGTLELFRKGRRWYVAIPIQVSSDLDLGNTYPSKKPLTDYTSIGVDLGLRHLVVLSEPTSGKRQFFSGKEVGYKRRHFRSLRRSLGKKKAQRAMERAGQKESRWMKDYNRKLAKDIVTFAQQFERPMIKLEQLDNIRKTCRSMKRADKTIHSWAFYQLKQCIKERAATFNIPVVDIDPHKTSQTCFACKHAERSNRKREAFHCKKCGHKAHADLNASQNIATSTNLAAS; encoded by the coding sequence ATGGCCACGAAAACGATTCTCGTAAAGCTAAAACATGTAACGAAGAAAAAACATAAACAGTTCATGGATGAACAGGCTGTATATGCCTCATGCGTGAATCATTGTGTGGAACGCCTCCTAAACGGCGAAAAGCTTTCGTCTAAAAATATATCCTTTCCTTTAAAATCAGCCATTAAGAACGAAGGCATCCGTCGAGCGAGGAAAGCTGTTTCCGATTTTAAGAAAGGCTTAGCGAAAACAATTCCTGTATTCCGAAATTCTCTTACCATCAAGATTAATAACCAAAATTGGAATACTGTCGATAAAAACGGAAGGTGGTATATCGCCTTCACAAGCAACCAAGGTAAAAAGGCTCTTCCCGTGGTCGAAACAAAAGATGTTCAAAGCTATTTTCCATTTCTAACAATTCACACCCGAGAGTTCCGAGGAACCCTAGAATTATTTCGTAAAGGGAGACGATGGTATGTCGCCATTCCCATCCAAGTAAGTTCTGACCTGGATCTAGGAAACACCTATCCATCCAAGAAACCATTAACGGATTACACATCTATCGGTGTTGATCTAGGGTTGAGACACCTTGTGGTTCTCTCTGAACCGACAAGTGGCAAACGACAATTCTTTTCAGGCAAAGAAGTCGGTTACAAACGACGTCACTTTCGTTCCCTTCGTCGTTCATTAGGAAAGAAAAAGGCACAGCGTGCTATGGAACGCGCAGGTCAAAAAGAAAGCCGTTGGATGAAAGACTATAACCGAAAACTAGCCAAGGATATTGTGACGTTTGCACAGCAATTCGAACGACCCATGATTAAACTCGAACAACTGGACAATATCCGAAAGACTTGTCGCAGCATGAAACGGGCAGATAAAACGATTCATTCATGGGCGTTTTATCAGTTGAAGCAATGCATCAAAGAACGAGCAGCTACATTCAACATTCCTGTGGTGGATATTGACCCGCATAAAACAAGCCAAACCTGCTTCGCATGTAAGCATGCGGAACGATCCAATCGAAAGCGCGAGGCATTCCACTGTAAGAAATGCGGTCATAAAGCTCATGCCGATCTCAATGCCAGTCAAAACATCGCAACAAGCACGAACTTGGCGGCGTCCTAA
- a CDS encoding phosphotransferase family protein, with product MDTREQRRFIQSHLSGQTITSLQKNTDGWDNDLYIVNEQTVFRFPKTLEVASKVILEAELLQALHNTNPMLEIPKYSSLYNENQELIGVSYRKIPGQPLAGIKSSHVCTPANAKLIADFLTKLHRLPQHQPSLIKKFRNPLTTDNWTKLFSSIEEKLFPYFNDLYRAEIIATFSQFIQSPSVHPKTFLHGDLTTSNLLIDQEKHIMTGVIDFTDTMWGDPAFDFGGFYWTYGGHFTKKILSYYDTYENKNHIYKRVRDFYGVQPVFHDMLYAVRHQLEFNWDKALSTFIERKYDHS from the coding sequence ATGGACACTAGAGAGCAACGCCGCTTTATCCAGTCTCATTTAAGCGGGCAAACTATCACCAGTCTGCAAAAGAATACTGACGGATGGGATAACGATCTCTATATAGTCAATGAACAAACGGTATTTCGCTTCCCGAAAACACTTGAAGTAGCTTCTAAGGTAATTCTCGAGGCTGAGCTTCTGCAGGCACTCCACAACACGAATCCTATGTTGGAAATCCCAAAGTATTCCTCACTTTATAATGAAAATCAAGAATTAATAGGAGTATCCTATCGTAAAATTCCTGGCCAGCCTCTAGCAGGTATAAAATCCTCGCACGTTTGCACACCAGCAAATGCAAAGCTTATCGCTGACTTTTTAACAAAACTACATCGCCTCCCGCAACATCAACCCAGTTTGATCAAAAAGTTCAGGAACCCCCTTACCACAGATAACTGGACAAAGCTTTTTTCCTCCATAGAAGAGAAACTCTTTCCGTACTTTAATGATCTTTATAGAGCGGAGATCATCGCTACGTTTAGCCAGTTTATTCAGTCACCTTCCGTTCACCCTAAAACCTTCCTGCACGGGGATTTAACAACCTCCAACCTGCTAATTGATCAGGAAAAACACATCATGACTGGGGTCATCGATTTCACTGACACTATGTGGGGTGATCCGGCTTTTGATTTTGGCGGATTTTACTGGACATATGGAGGGCATTTTACTAAAAAGATACTATCCTATTACGATACATATGAAAATAAGAATCACATTTATAAACGAGTACGCGACTTTTACGGGGTACAGCCTGTGTTCCATGACATGTTATATGCGGTGCGTCATCAGCTCGAATTTAACTGGGACAAAGCACTCTCAACGTTTATCGAACGAAAGTATGATCATTCCTAG
- a CDS encoding HIT family protein, whose product MNNDCPFCHIDQDPEQQVIFENATCYFIQKSSEQEILEGSGVIVPKTHTKTVFDLSSEQWKDSQELLNKTKDYLDRIYSPDGYSVGWNTGEVGGQSIPHAHLHVIPRYKDEPYAGKGIRYWIKQPSNSRQYTKQMRSE is encoded by the coding sequence ATGAATAACGACTGTCCATTTTGTCACATTGATCAAGATCCAGAGCAACAGGTTATTTTTGAAAATGCCACCTGCTACTTTATTCAAAAGTCTTCTGAACAGGAAATTCTAGAGGGGAGTGGAGTGATTGTCCCTAAAACTCATACTAAAACCGTGTTCGATTTATCTTCGGAACAGTGGAAAGACTCGCAAGAATTGTTGAATAAAACAAAGGATTATCTGGATCGCATCTATTCTCCAGATGGATACAGTGTCGGATGGAACACCGGGGAGGTCGGCGGTCAGTCGATTCCTCATGCTCATTTGCACGTGATTCCAAGGTATAAGGATGAACCATATGCGGGTAAAGGGATCCGGTACTGGATTAAACAACCCAGTAATTCACGCCAATACACAAAGCAGATGAGATCGGAATAA
- a CDS encoding Lrp/AsnC family transcriptional regulator, translating into MKIDDTDKRILELLIEDGRQSYADIGKTLGLSRVAVRSRVNQLIEHGVIERFTAVVNSEKVGKKVSAFFEVDCEPRSLVEVAENLANNPYVASCYQMTGPSTLHMHVLVKDFKELESFINNELYALEGITRVESHTLLRRFKSRSGLKL; encoded by the coding sequence ATAAAAATTGATGACACAGACAAACGTATCCTTGAACTGTTGATAGAAGATGGCCGGCAGTCTTATGCCGATATAGGGAAAACTCTCGGGCTCTCACGCGTAGCGGTCCGTTCGAGGGTAAATCAGCTGATTGAACATGGAGTGATTGAAAGATTCACAGCGGTCGTGAACAGTGAAAAGGTAGGAAAAAAAGTTTCTGCTTTTTTCGAAGTGGATTGTGAGCCGCGTTCACTTGTAGAGGTAGCCGAGAATTTAGCAAACAATCCTTATGTAGCCAGCTGCTACCAAATGACTGGACCGAGCACGCTTCATATGCATGTGCTGGTAAAAGATTTTAAAGAACTGGAGTCGTTTATAAATAATGAGCTCTATGCTCTCGAAGGGATCACGAGAGTCGAAAGCCATACACTGCTGCGCCGGTTTAAAAGCAGAAGCGGCTTAAAATTATAA
- a CDS encoding DinB family protein: MYGLDEKRQEVLEFVESISNEQASRKPNEESWSILEVLEHLYLMEQLVVYQIGKSLKEGDEQQVSEKPVQQTTNRGQKVPAPEAVQPKGEFNTLEDAKEGLEKSREATMFLVHNKEEEILKNRAFPHPIFGDMNLVQWVEFIGWHELRHLDQMKEVKQNIS; encoded by the coding sequence ATGTACGGATTAGATGAAAAGAGACAAGAAGTCCTTGAATTCGTAGAGAGCATTTCCAATGAACAAGCATCCAGAAAACCAAACGAAGAGTCCTGGTCGATCCTTGAAGTATTGGAACATCTATACTTAATGGAACAGCTTGTTGTTTATCAAATAGGAAAGTCTTTAAAAGAAGGTGACGAACAGCAAGTCAGCGAGAAACCTGTCCAACAAACGACAAATCGCGGCCAAAAGGTCCCTGCGCCTGAAGCTGTTCAGCCAAAAGGAGAATTTAATACACTTGAGGATGCCAAGGAAGGATTAGAAAAAAGCAGGGAAGCCACAATGTTTTTGGTCCACAATAAAGAGGAAGAGATTTTGAAAAACCGTGCTTTCCCTCATCCTATATTCGGTGATATGAACCTGGTTCAATGGGTTGAATTTATTGGCTGGCACGAACTGCGCCACCTGGATCAAATGAAAGAAGTTAAACAAAATATATCCTAA
- the nikB gene encoding nickel ABC transporter permease, translated as MVGLIVKRFLQLLLLLFGISFLVFMSMHIAPGDPATVIGGPTATESDLEAIREELGLNRPVLVQYVDYIKGVVQGDLGYSFQNNQSVTEAIMTRFPQTLNLAVASMIVAILIGVPAGIISAIKQNSWFDFSSTTIALAGISIPNFWLGAMLILIFSVQLQWLPVGGLSAPFWTIEGLKQLILPAITLGTASAAMIARMSRSAMLEVIRADYIRTAKAKGVKSWGVIWVHALRNAMIPVITVIGLNFGFLLGGTIITEQVFAINGVGRLMIDAIAARDFPVVQGTVLLVATLFVVVNLIVDIIYAFIDPRISYD; from the coding sequence ATGGTTGGTTTAATAGTAAAACGGTTCTTGCAGTTGTTACTTTTGCTCTTTGGCATTTCTTTTCTCGTTTTCATGAGCATGCACATCGCACCTGGTGATCCAGCAACAGTCATAGGCGGTCCGACGGCAACAGAGTCAGATCTCGAAGCCATTCGAGAAGAATTAGGACTGAATCGTCCGGTACTTGTACAATATGTCGATTACATAAAAGGTGTTGTACAAGGGGATCTAGGTTACTCATTCCAAAACAATCAATCAGTGACAGAAGCGATCATGACACGTTTTCCGCAAACGTTAAACCTGGCTGTGGCCAGTATGATTGTAGCCATATTAATCGGTGTGCCGGCAGGGATTATTTCAGCTATCAAACAGAATTCCTGGTTTGACTTTTCAAGTACTACCATTGCACTTGCGGGTATTTCCATTCCAAACTTCTGGCTGGGCGCCATGCTTATCCTGATCTTCTCTGTACAGTTGCAATGGCTGCCCGTTGGAGGCTTGAGTGCACCCTTTTGGACGATTGAAGGGCTCAAGCAGCTTATCCTTCCTGCGATAACATTGGGAACAGCTTCAGCTGCTATGATTGCAAGGATGAGCAGGTCAGCCATGCTTGAAGTGATTCGCGCAGACTACATCCGAACAGCAAAAGCCAAAGGAGTAAAATCCTGGGGTGTGATCTGGGTGCACGCTTTGAGAAACGCTATGATCCCTGTCATCACTGTAATCGGGTTGAATTTCGGATTTCTACTTGGCGGGACAATCATCACGGAACAAGTATTTGCGATTAATGGTGTAGGCAGGTTAATGATTGATGCGATCGCCGCTCGTGACTTTCCAGTTGTGCAAGGCACTGTGTTATTAGTGGCAACACTATTCGTGGTTGTCAATTTGATTGTAGATATTATTTACGCCTTTATTGATCCTAGGATCAGCTACGACTAA
- a CDS encoding bile acid:sodium symporter family protein, whose amino-acid sequence MKTLEKISSFVGSTFAIWVLLFAVLSFVFPSGFTWIVPYIVPLLGIIMFGMGLTLSKQDFQEVFRRPKDVAIGVAAQFTVMPLLAFLLVTVLPVSPEVAVGVILVGCCPGGTSSNVMTYLSKGDTALSVSITSVSTLLAPVLTPVLVLLFASQWLPVSAGALFMSIVKIVLVPILLGLGVKALLGKKVQTGVKALPLVSVTAIVAIVAAVISDSQSQLAETGMTIFAIVVLHNVLGYLIGYGIGKLFKMPAAKQRAVSIEVGMQNSGLGASLASVHFSPLAAVPSAIFSVWHNISGPIIATIFRKQQEKHEKDPSQDEESISSVS is encoded by the coding sequence ATGAAAACATTAGAGAAAATCAGCAGTTTTGTGGGGAGTACATTTGCCATTTGGGTGTTGTTATTTGCGGTTTTATCCTTCGTTTTTCCTTCGGGTTTTACGTGGATCGTTCCCTACATCGTACCCTTATTAGGAATTATCATGTTCGGCATGGGGCTGACATTATCCAAACAAGACTTTCAGGAAGTATTTCGTCGGCCCAAGGACGTAGCTATTGGCGTAGCGGCCCAATTCACGGTCATGCCTTTGCTCGCTTTCTTACTCGTTACAGTCCTGCCCGTATCTCCTGAGGTAGCGGTTGGTGTTATTTTAGTAGGGTGCTGTCCCGGGGGAACATCATCAAACGTGATGACATATTTATCTAAAGGCGACACAGCTTTGTCTGTATCCATCACATCGGTTTCCACCTTGCTTGCCCCCGTTCTCACACCGGTGCTCGTCCTGTTGTTTGCCAGTCAGTGGCTTCCAGTCTCAGCAGGTGCATTGTTTATGTCCATCGTAAAAATTGTCCTAGTCCCAATTTTACTCGGCCTTGGGGTAAAAGCACTTCTAGGAAAAAAAGTACAAACTGGAGTAAAAGCCTTACCCCTCGTCTCTGTCACAGCCATTGTAGCGATTGTAGCTGCTGTGATCAGTGACAGCCAAAGTCAACTAGCTGAGACAGGGATGACCATATTCGCGATCGTTGTACTCCACAATGTACTCGGATATCTCATTGGCTATGGCATCGGCAAATTATTTAAAATGCCTGCTGCTAAACAGCGCGCGGTCTCCATTGAAGTGGGGATGCAGAACTCCGGACTTGGGGCCTCCCTTGCCTCTGTCCACTTCAGCCCATTAGCTGCAGTTCCCAGTGCAATCTTCAGTGTTTGGCATAATATTTCCGGCCCTATCATTGCTACGATTTTTAGAAAGCAACAGGAAAAACATGAGAAGGATCCCAGTCAGGATGAGGAGTCTATTTCTTCTGTTTCATAG
- a CDS encoding NUDIX hydrolase, with protein MGYVEDLRKIVGHRPLILTGAVVIIVNPDGKVLLQQRKFPKDVWGLPGGLMELGESTEEAAKREVFEETRLQVCNLELMDVYSGSDFYVVAQNGDEYYSVTTVYTTSSYTGCLRADPEESIQCSFADPVNLPENMVGSHRFMIEEYVKRKT; from the coding sequence ATGGGGTATGTGGAAGATTTAAGAAAAATTGTTGGGCACCGGCCGCTCATTTTGACAGGGGCTGTTGTGATCATCGTAAATCCGGACGGCAAAGTCCTCCTGCAACAGCGGAAATTTCCTAAAGATGTATGGGGCCTGCCCGGAGGCTTGATGGAGCTCGGGGAATCTACGGAGGAGGCAGCGAAAAGAGAAGTGTTTGAAGAAACTCGGCTTCAGGTGTGTAATTTAGAGTTAATGGATGTATATTCGGGGTCTGATTTTTACGTTGTGGCCCAAAATGGTGATGAATATTATTCGGTAACTACGGTCTATACAACTTCCTCTTATACAGGCTGCTTAAGGGCCGATCCTGAAGAGTCAATACAGTGTTCTTTCGCAGATCCTGTTAATTTGCCGGAAAATATGGTTGGAAGTCATCGATTCATGATTGAAGAATACGTGAAGAGGAAAACTTAA